The proteins below come from a single Saccharophagus degradans 2-40 genomic window:
- a CDS encoding BolA family protein — MNQDDIKALIESSIPESQVQAQIDGSHVHLVVVSPAFEGLMPVKKQQLVYACLQDSIASGAIHAVHMQTFTPAQWAEKQA, encoded by the coding sequence ATGAACCAAGATGACATTAAAGCTCTTATCGAGTCCAGTATTCCAGAAAGCCAAGTCCAAGCGCAAATAGACGGTAGTCACGTGCATTTGGTGGTGGTTAGCCCGGCTTTTGAGGGCTTAATGCCAGTTAAAAAGCAGCAGTTGGTCTACGCCTGCCTGCAAGACTCTATAGCCAGTGGCGCCATACATGCGGTGCATATGCAAACCTTCACACCAGCCCAGTGGGCCGAAAAACAAGCATAG
- a CDS encoding MlaC/ttg2D family ABC transporter substrate-binding protein gives MKVQKIWSVIGVLMLAFASLNVSAQASVASPHQVVEKVTTDLLAEVKKSAELLKSDPDQYFADIEKILEVVVDFEFIAKNVMGVYWQKATPAQQAQFVKVFKRGMVKTYAKGMANYADLKIEVLPAEGEVAEYGKVTVMQKVTAADGINRVAYTMGRRNEPNAKWQLINVVLDGVNLGLTFRSQFAQLVKEHEGNLDASIAAW, from the coding sequence GTGAAGGTTCAAAAAATCTGGAGTGTAATTGGCGTCCTAATGCTGGCATTTGCCTCATTGAATGTATCTGCACAGGCAAGTGTTGCTTCACCGCATCAGGTTGTTGAAAAAGTAACGACGGATTTATTGGCCGAAGTGAAAAAAAGCGCAGAGTTGCTTAAATCCGATCCCGATCAGTATTTTGCCGATATCGAAAAAATTCTAGAGGTTGTGGTGGATTTTGAGTTTATTGCTAAAAACGTCATGGGCGTTTACTGGCAAAAAGCGACACCTGCCCAACAAGCTCAGTTTGTTAAGGTGTTTAAGCGCGGCATGGTAAAAACTTACGCCAAAGGCATGGCAAATTATGCCGACTTGAAAATTGAAGTATTGCCCGCAGAGGGCGAGGTTGCTGAATACGGCAAAGTAACAGTAATGCAAAAGGTGACCGCTGCCGATGGTATTAACCGAGTGGCGTATACTATGGGGCGTCGCAATGAGCCTAACGCCAAGTGGCAGTTGATCAACGTAGTATTAGATGGCGTGAACTTAGGGTTAACCTTCCGCAGTCAGTTTGCCCAGTTGGTTAAAGAGCACGAAGGCAACCTAGATGCCTCTATCGCTGCTTGGTAA
- a CDS encoding calcium/sodium antiporter, with translation MLDTIPPIALAAIAVLIGFGGLVWSADRFVAGSAAIAKSFGVAPLVIGLTIVSFGTSAPEVMVSISASLKDAGDLAIGNALGSNIANIGLVLGATLLIAAIPVQKHIFRHELPVLLLVTIISGALLYGGVLSPWEGWLLLALLPVLMLYLVRAKQKELSPAEIDQEQEDIPEMSRPRAILWFAIGLIALMISSEILVWGAKTTAEYFSVSPLIIGLTVIAVGTSLPELAASVMSALKGHHDIALGNIIGSNIFNLLAVMAVPGIISPPIMEAAVFNRDYMTMLGITLIITAAIAIVLLRKNSKGTTQLGKGTGFVLLGCYVAYYAYLFYTN, from the coding sequence ATGCTAGATACCATCCCGCCCATTGCCCTCGCCGCAATAGCCGTACTTATAGGTTTTGGTGGTTTAGTTTGGAGCGCTGACCGCTTCGTTGCAGGCAGCGCCGCTATAGCAAAATCATTTGGCGTAGCACCTTTGGTAATTGGCCTCACCATTGTGTCGTTTGGTACATCTGCGCCCGAAGTGATGGTGTCTATTAGCGCCTCGCTAAAAGACGCGGGCGACTTAGCTATTGGCAACGCGCTAGGGTCTAACATAGCTAATATCGGCTTGGTGTTAGGCGCAACCTTACTTATTGCAGCCATTCCAGTACAAAAACATATTTTTAGGCACGAGCTGCCGGTTCTATTGCTCGTCACAATAATAAGTGGCGCCCTTCTTTACGGTGGCGTTTTAAGCCCGTGGGAAGGCTGGTTGTTACTCGCCTTATTGCCCGTACTAATGCTTTACCTTGTGCGCGCCAAGCAAAAAGAGCTTAGCCCCGCAGAAATAGATCAAGAACAGGAAGACATTCCTGAAATGTCACGGCCGCGAGCAATACTTTGGTTTGCCATTGGCTTGATAGCGCTAATGATCAGCTCAGAAATATTAGTGTGGGGCGCAAAAACAACCGCAGAGTATTTTTCTGTTAGCCCACTCATTATTGGCCTTACGGTTATTGCTGTTGGCACCAGCTTGCCAGAGCTAGCGGCCTCGGTAATGAGCGCATTAAAAGGCCACCACGATATTGCGCTGGGCAACATCATTGGCTCCAACATTTTCAACTTGCTTGCGGTAATGGCGGTGCCAGGTATTATTTCCCCGCCAATTATGGAAGCTGCAGTTTTTAATCGCGATTACATGACAATGCTCGGCATTACGCTGATTATCACCGCCGCTATTGCTATAGTGCTATTGCGCAAAAACAGCAAAGGCACTACTCAACTGGGCAAAGGCACTGGCTTTGTGTTACTTGGCTGTTATGTGGCCTACTATGCGTACTTGTTTTACACCAACTAG
- a CDS encoding KpsF/GutQ family sugar-phosphate isomerase, with the protein MSTFDFIKSAQRTISMEVAAVTAMAQRIDSSFSQACEIILACQGRTVVTGIGKSGHIAKKIAASLASTGTPAFFVHPAEASHGDLGMITSNDVVIALSNSGSSSEMVALLPTLTRVGAKIISLCGKADSPLAQAANVNLDIWIESEACPLDLAPTSSTTASLVMGDALTVALLEARGFSAEDFAFRHPGGTLGRKLLLRVSDVMHAGDQVPKIHRAASLGETLSMMTAKGFGMTAVMDDSDKLVGIFTDGDLRRCVDKGINIGSAIVGDVMTPNPRTVQSRMLAAQALNLMETNKITALIVEDENQKAVGVLHMHDLLRAGLV; encoded by the coding sequence ATGAGCACTTTTGATTTTATTAAATCGGCGCAGCGCACCATAAGCATGGAAGTCGCCGCCGTAACAGCCATGGCACAGCGCATAGACAGCAGCTTTAGCCAAGCCTGCGAGATTATTCTAGCGTGCCAAGGGCGCACAGTGGTCACAGGCATTGGTAAATCGGGCCATATAGCAAAAAAAATTGCGGCCTCTTTAGCCAGCACCGGCACCCCCGCATTTTTTGTGCACCCAGCAGAAGCTAGCCACGGCGACCTGGGCATGATTACCTCAAATGATGTCGTTATTGCCCTTTCTAATTCGGGCTCGTCGTCAGAGATGGTAGCCTTACTGCCCACGCTAACCCGCGTGGGCGCCAAAATTATTAGCCTGTGCGGCAAAGCAGACTCGCCCCTCGCGCAAGCGGCCAATGTAAACTTAGATATTTGGATAGAAAGCGAAGCCTGCCCACTCGATTTAGCCCCAACCTCTAGCACTACAGCATCGCTAGTAATGGGCGACGCCCTTACTGTAGCCCTGCTAGAAGCCCGCGGCTTTAGCGCCGAAGATTTTGCCTTTCGCCACCCCGGCGGCACCCTTGGCCGAAAACTCCTGCTGCGCGTATCCGACGTAATGCATGCTGGCGATCAAGTACCCAAAATTCATCGCGCGGCATCACTGGGTGAAACCCTAAGCATGATGACCGCCAAAGGGTTTGGCATGACCGCCGTGATGGACGATAGCGATAAGCTTGTTGGCATATTCACCGACGGCGACCTGCGCCGCTGCGTAGATAAGGGCATAAACATTGGCAGCGCTATTGTGGGCGATGTAATGACTCCCAACCCGCGCACAGTGCAAAGCCGCATGCTGGCTGCACAAGCGCTGAACTTGATGGAAACAAATAAAATAACCGCGTTAATCGTAGAAGACGAGAACCAAAAGGCAGTTGGCGTACTCCATATGCACGACCTGCTGCGCGCAGGCTTGGTGTAA
- a CDS encoding KdsC family phosphatase — protein MTSNEIIEKAKKIRLLLLDVDGVLTDGKLYFNNDGQEMKAFNTLDGHGIKVLRKSGVEVGIITGRESALVSRRANDLGIKLIRQGREDKFDALQEILKEFPCELEHIAYMGDDYPDLLVMTKVGLALTVNNAVSAVAERAHWRSERRGGDGAVRDACDFIMRAQNTFDQTLSQYL, from the coding sequence ATGACTAGCAACGAAATTATCGAAAAAGCCAAGAAAATACGCCTGCTTTTATTAGACGTAGATGGCGTACTCACCGATGGCAAACTCTATTTCAACAACGACGGCCAAGAAATGAAGGCGTTTAATACCCTAGATGGCCACGGTATAAAAGTTTTGCGCAAGTCTGGCGTTGAAGTGGGCATTATTACCGGCCGCGAGAGTGCATTGGTTTCGCGCAGAGCCAACGACCTAGGCATTAAATTAATTCGCCAAGGCAGAGAAGATAAGTTCGACGCCCTGCAAGAAATACTTAAGGAGTTTCCCTGCGAATTAGAGCATATTGCCTATATGGGTGACGACTACCCAGACCTACTGGTAATGACCAAGGTAGGCCTTGCACTAACCGTCAACAATGCAGTTAGCGCCGTTGCAGAGCGCGCCCACTGGCGCAGTGAACGCCGCGGCGGCGATGGTGCCGTGCGCGATGCCTGTGATTTTATTATGCGCGCCCAAAACACTTTTGACCAAACCCTTAGCCAATACCTTTAG
- the lptC gene encoding LPS export ABC transporter periplasmic protein LptC, with translation MLKNGLYIAFVVTLVIGLLFYGDSPEQLLGSGQDKKAAKIYPYAIAHHASTRHFANDGTLDYEFVASRLEHYQLTEDQAPEDENRVYTLIDLPVLTIFQGEQPWRVEAKKGKLLGDGQSIELWEDVVIRQKNESGTYTQLTTNKLLILPHEKVAQTEETVKINSPRGEMTGVGMVADLAERKITLLGKVRGTHDPI, from the coding sequence ATGTTAAAAAACGGCCTCTACATTGCCTTTGTTGTCACCCTTGTTATTGGGCTGCTGTTTTATGGCGACTCACCAGAACAGCTTTTGGGTAGCGGGCAAGATAAAAAAGCAGCCAAAATATACCCTTATGCCATTGCTCACCACGCCTCTACGCGGCACTTCGCCAACGACGGCACGCTCGATTACGAGTTTGTGGCCTCGCGCCTAGAGCACTACCAGCTTACGGAAGATCAAGCGCCCGAAGACGAAAATCGCGTGTACACTCTTATCGACCTACCAGTGCTTACAATCTTTCAGGGCGAGCAACCGTGGCGAGTAGAAGCTAAAAAAGGCAAGCTGCTTGGCGACGGTCAATCTATAGAGCTGTGGGAAGACGTTGTAATACGACAAAAGAATGAAAGCGGCACCTACACCCAACTAACGACAAATAAATTATTAATATTGCCGCACGAAAAAGTCGCACAGACTGAAGAGACTGTTAAAATCAACTCCCCAAGGGGAGAAATGACAGGAGTCGGCATGGTTGCCGACCTCGCAGAACGCAAAATCACCCTGCTAGGTAAAGTAAGAGGCACGCATGACCCAATCTAA